tgagTTCACTCTTTTTTAATCAACAATGAACACTAagagaaaggaaaaatatttaaaattaatttttatataaacgtttaatttatttaatttttatttattcctgTAGCTCCTCTGCACCGCCTTGCTGGCCATCATGGTCGCCAACAGCTCGGCGGGTCTCCTGGACTCCCTCGTGCCCAAAGCCATTACGGACTTCTACAGCGGAGCTTCCAGCCAGGAGGGATACCGCTTCGCGTAGGTGTTAACAACTATTTCTAACAAGGATTAGGTGTAATTCCCAATTCCCTCTTTCCATTGCAGCGTCAATGAGCCCAATGGCAGCTCTCGGGAGGAGGTCGGTATGATCCTGAACCCCGGCACCGATAAGGAGGAGCTGGTGGTGATGGGTATGTACACCGTGTACGATGAGAAGACTGATACCGAGACCACGACCATGTACACCGCCGACAAGGATGGTTACAAGGCGCGTTACCAGACCAAGAACCGCAAGCTGAGCCCCGGAGCCCTGAAGTCCGCTGCCGGATAAGGGGAATCCAGCTGCCTTTCAGTTGTAAATagaagaataataaaaatgagaaagaaaaataagcaTAGTTTTAATCGCTGAGCTACTGAAACTGGTTGGCATCTGCCTAGGAATTCCAAATTGGTTCTGGCCAAGATCAAGTTTAGTTGATTCCATATCATTGAACCTCACCCTGGGAAGACgagttttcagcattttctaTGGCGTAATTCTTTTGACCTTTAAGAAGTCTTTACGCCAGACAAATTAGCGTGTTCTGGTGATGGACGCCGACACCCAAAACAAGTTTCAGTTCAAGAATCTTCGAAGCATTGACAAAAAcattcgctttttttttggtgtgtTAAAATGACACAACACAAGTCATTCTAAAGCTCATAAGTTAATAAGCGCCTATAACAGAAAATGATGTCCAGATTTGACGGGTTTAATTCATGGTCCCAAGCACAATACAAAAATctatgtttatatattccaGAAAACAGCAATCAAAGACCCGAGTCGGTATTTAGACTGGTTCCTGGAAACAATTAGACCAAAAAACTAGTTTCGCCCGTGTGATACACGATACATGATAAATGATAATCCAATGAACGAcgtaatatttatgtatttctttTCGGTGGTTTTTCTAAAGCCTACATCGGCAACCTTGCCTTATTGTCTGACGTCTTTGCTTAGCTCTGCGGCTGCCTTTCAACCACAAAAAGCGAGTTGGCCAAAAAATGTAGGTGGGTAGTTGTTGAGCTCGTCTCCATAATTAATGTTAATTCATAATAAAGTTTGAATATGTCAGTGGTCAGATAAAACTCAAATCATAATTTTTCATGTAATAAAATGAAGGTTGTTTTGCCATTTGTTTCAACTTTATACTAATAGGAcgtattataattattattaacttcTAGTTTTATTTGGAATTCAGACAGATAATTTTTGGGATGAGGAAACAAAATTCgtgttaaataaattctcaCATGATAACATGAAGgtcattatcattattattcgAAGAAacgtgtttttcttttactgtgtttttaatttactaGTAATTATCGAgtaatttacataatttaaaaaaagctaaaagcttgttatatgtttttatggacttttgaaattattttataaatactaaaattattataataataatagttagTATTGTTAACTTTCTGTTAtgatatataataataataaaatgaaaaaagagTGTTATTTTGTGAAAAAATGTGTACGTATCAAACAGCTTATGTATTTAAGACAAAAAGCTTTAGTAATTCAAACTCAACTGCCGATTCAAAAAACTAGAAAATcgttattttgtttattttaaagttgtGAAAATCGAAGAAagatattttcatattttataacataaataaagaaattattaaaatatcagattttttagacttttttttattaaatgtaataagCAAGTTGTGAGatgaaccctggccatccctGAGCACTAGAATGGACAAGCCGTCATAAACTGTcttaaatttgttatattatatttttatttacttccaTTAAATATGTAGTAATAAAGGTAAAGCAATTTAAGAACCCTTATCATATCAAAACAATGTTGCTTTTGCCAATTAACTCCTGATATTGTTTTGAAAGTTGCGACTGTCTAGCAAGTTTGGCCAATTACCTACACTTTTAACTTTATTCGACCAGCAGAAAAGTTGCATTTTCTCACCGgcttttcagttgtttgtcgAGAGTACTCCAATTCCTCTAGCGTTTTTCTGCAAGTGGcaaaaacttttgccacagttagatatattttttctagatATAAGTTTTCagaaaagttttattttctctattacattgcttaaatatattaataatatatatgttaaatgttatataaataatgtaataaattaataataatttgcaaaatatatattttttgcctATTTTGACGACGTTATTCGGCTGCCGAATGGCAAACGAACTCTCGAGAGTGTCGTGACTCGGGCAAAGCTTTTCCGTTTATGGTCAACATTGTGTATGGGCAACATTAGAGTGAAAAGCCCACGGCGATTTATGGCAACTCTTAGAACTCAAAGTTGTTCGTcagaataaattatttgaatttacaGCGCACCTTATTTGCTGTAATAAACCACCCAACAGTGAATGGAAAATTTTCCCTAAGTAATTTAATAGCTTAATCTCTTTGGCTGTCAGCCAAATTAAGATGCTGCCAGCTCGCTGTTATCATATCAATTCAAAAGTTTTTCCTAGCCTGTCGTGGCCCTCTGAATAGGCGAAAATTTATGAGCATCTTGAGGCAAATTTATGTGGGAACCTCGCAACAACAATCAACAAAAGAACGACAGACCCACAAAACaggataacaaaaaaatatatattaatcgCCTTTGGGCTAAAGTCTAAGGCAGTCATGTGAATGTTGGCGGTACAGTGAAGCCTGTACAGGAAAAGCCTGTTAACGGAAAAAACtactttgaatttaaaatatgggATTTTCTAGTAaatgaaaaaagaagaaaaaattatttataagaatttatttattctggaaaatggtatttatttaatttcccttttgaatatttattatttcgtaGAAAAACCAATGCGCACATGCCTGGAATGCAATGAATTTTCTCGTCAAACCCATAGTGTTTCCCATGAATTACAATATAAATGCAGTTCAGCGAAAAACCTCTCAATTGTCTATGTTTATCAGCTTCGTTCTGTTTTggaaaattgaaatcaatAATCTTCATAAGTGGTTTTCCTTTAACCCAACTCTGGGAGATAGTGGAAAGATAATTATCTACATTATTATCCCCCTTGAATGCCTTGAGTCGTTATGTGAAATCAAGTATACGCCCCATTTGCCTCGCGCCTGTTTCATAAAATCAAGTATACGCTCCTTTACCCCGTTACTTGAGTACTTGAGTGTCAAAGCCAAGTGCATAATGATTCCCGttcttaaaatacaaaaaagatTGTTATAGTttcaattaaatgaatttaactCATTGAAAAGGCGGCAAAGGTTGATGGAAGGAGAAAAGAGGACTGTGAAGACAGGAAAAGCGAATGGGAAAAATGAAGTTGAGCTCTTGGCATGGCATTGTTTGCTTTGACATGTTGTCAACAAGCGGGAAGCAGTTGcacaatttttgttaaagcTCCGCTGGGCACATTATGCCTTAAATGTTTGTACAGCACAGGACACATTCCCCCCTCTGCATTATAATCTatggttttaatttattttttctagcTCGCTGTACGCAGTTATTATTATCAATACTTCGTCCCCCCattgtttttggtttcctttttATGCAGACCTGGCTGGGAAAATTCCTAGGAATATTCCGAGAAAAAAATCCTTTGCTGTTAGCAGTGCTCCTGGGAAAGGGGCTTTGCGAGgacaatattaaaaaaatatatatgttggGCATAATTAAGGAAAGAAAGGCAAGAAGAGGCGGAACGAAGAATCCCAACTTGGTGCGGACTCTTTAAGGACTACTGTAATTATTGAAGAAAAATGGATGAAAGCAGGAGGTTCTTAGTAAGTTCACCCCTCAgttcttattattattcaaattagGGGTTTCGAAATGAATGAGAAAAATTATTCTTATGTAAGAGGCTTAGCTCTACCTTTGATATAAGCTAAAGTttaatggaaataaatatgcactaagttttttatttacatgttTCAGTAGTCAATTCatcatgtaaatatttatttaataaaaagtgaatatgcttttaattatttgcctTGTATTTTTCAGATTAAATAACTTTTGACATTGTTCGCTTTCATTGGGAAATAATTTGAGGAATTAAGGGCTGTAATTACTGCTGACTGGTCGAACGAATTCAAAAGTTAACGACTTTAAAGTACtctatttatataaatatatacatttacactattataaacattattttctGATAAAAAAAGAGATCGTAGCATTTTGAAAaccttatttaaaattatgaaaaaaaaccaaattgatCGTTGAATGAAGCGCAAACCAGCAAACCCCCTGCGAGTGACAATGTTTTATTGCTTGAATGTACACACGCTCGGTTACATGTAAATAAGCATTAAAATAGCTTATGCTCTCatgcataaataattcaattacaTGCGAGTGAGTCTTGAGTGttggtataaaaaataaattgcaattaatgCTCGTCGATACAAAATCAACGGCCCGAACAGGTGCTGAAAATGGCCTTTAATCATAACGTTGAATGTGCGCGGTAAAAGTCAGAGTCctaggaggaggagaaggaggataTTGCATGCAGGATATACGTTCACATTCACACTTCGCGGGAAACAACACGCATTCGCCGTGTGGGGCGAAGCAGGCCGcagaattgaattgaaaatcTGGGATATGCAGaggaaaagctggaaaagcgGTGTAAACGGTACGAGCAtgaaaagcaacagcagcagcagctcagcCAAGTGAAACTCCCTTTCCCGTTTACTTTTGTGCGCGTCCCCGAAATCTGGCTTTGTCCTTTCCCTTGTTCACTTGGCTTCCTTAATGGCTCAGTTGGcttggctgtgtgtgtgtgtgtgtgctgagCATTTATGGCAGTCCTTGTCGAAGCTGGCTTTCCCTGGGCTCAGTTTTAGGCAGCttgctaaaaatttattagccCGCTGATTTATTTGTTCAATTGCACGTCGCACGGTTGGCAAGTCACGGCTTGATATGGGTACATGTGCCATTGAAAGGCAATTCTAGTGGCGGGAAGAGAGCATTGAAAGgagttttcaattttatttcatttcatatttttatacaacaatcatttttcttggtttttaatgattaatttaatCACAAGGTTTCCATGTTACTCaagatgtttattttaaatgaatccCAAAAATAACTACCAAGAGCTTTtactttttaagtttttattttttataattatgcCAAACAGACACAAAAGTGACGCAAAGTAATTTCTTCCTAGAAGTGTAATAAATTCATATTTCAATAAcattgctttattttttattaaacgaCTCTACTTACCACAAATTCACAATAGTACTTAAATACCACATACAATGTGTAAATACTAAAGgctgtaaaaaaaattaaaaataaaaggtcATTCCTAGATAATAACTAAGATATTTACCCTCCAAAAAAGCAAAGGTAATGGCTTCTGTAGCCTCAAAGCTACCGCTATTATCCTGTGAGAATACTATAgtccaaaaaaagaaaaatatatttatacaaactGATTGACAGGCCCAAGGTATAATTATGCATTTAAGctagaaaaaaatttgtaaatttaaaatttgtattatttaaattgggtATAACCAACCTCCGATTTACCACAAACCATTATAAGACCGTAAATGGAATTTACAAGTTGCAGGAACACCAGAAAGACCCATACTTCTCCTAAGTctgtaaaggaaaaaaaaattataattactaTTGTGTTTAATATTATTCAATGGTTTCATACCTATGGCCATTAGATTGGAACAGAAAATGTTGTCCACCAAAACTATAGGTAAGgcctttaaataattaatttaaattaaactggttaaaatttaatattaataaaataataatacgcACAAAACCAttgcaaaaagcaaaaagaggaaaatataGTAGCACAAAAGCTTTACACATTGTTTCAAAAGTCAAGTTAGAAATGAAATACAGAGTGGATGTTAAGTaatatatatcaataaatggaataatttctttatatatcaAATAAAGTATTCATTAAGCAATAAGCATTAAGTCCTTTCAATATAATTACACCAATTATTGGTAATACACATATGGTTTTAGGGATTATCGCCTGTCTGTTTTTTGTCTGAATGAGTTTTTACTCTGAACGTAT
Above is a genomic segment from Drosophila kikkawai strain 14028-0561.14 chromosome 3R, DkikHiC1v2, whole genome shotgun sequence containing:
- the LOC108073364 gene encoding endocuticle structural glycoprotein ABD-5-like codes for the protein MASSTKLLLCTALLAIMVANSSAGLLDSLVPKAITDFYSGASSQEGYRFAVNEPNGSSREEVGMILNPGTDKEELVVMGMYTVYDEKTDTETTTMYTADKDGYKARYQTKNRKLSPGALKSAAG